A genomic segment from Mucilaginibacter terrenus encodes:
- a CDS encoding metal-dependent hydrolase, producing the protein MKLTYYGQSCLELEANGTKLLFDPFISQNPLAKNIDVSALKPDYILVSHGHGDHVGDLTQVQKQSGAKVICIAEIAGWLGKQGIDNAHGMNIGGAFNFEFGRVKMVNAVHSSALPDGSNGGNPAGFVITFNGQKVYFAGDTALTYDMKLLEDENLDWAILPIGDNYTMGADDAIKAASFINCKDIVGVHYDSFPVIEINKDEVQEKFIKAGLNLKLPAIGESIEL; encoded by the coding sequence ATGAAACTTACTTACTACGGTCAGTCTTGCCTTGAACTTGAGGCAAACGGCACCAAATTATTATTCGATCCGTTTATCAGCCAAAATCCTTTGGCTAAAAATATTGATGTAAGCGCATTGAAACCAGATTACATCCTGGTATCGCATGGGCACGGCGACCATGTTGGCGACCTGACACAGGTACAAAAACAAAGCGGAGCAAAGGTTATTTGCATTGCCGAAATAGCTGGCTGGCTGGGCAAACAAGGTATTGATAACGCTCACGGCATGAACATTGGCGGCGCATTCAATTTTGAATTTGGCCGCGTTAAAATGGTAAATGCCGTACACTCCAGTGCCTTACCTGATGGCAGCAATGGTGGTAACCCTGCAGGTTTTGTAATTACGTTTAACGGGCAGAAGGTTTACTTTGCGGGAGATACCGCGCTTACTTATGACATGAAGCTACTGGAAGACGAAAACCTGGATTGGGCTATCCTGCCAATTGGCGATAACTATACAATGGGTGCCGATGATGCCATTAAGGCTGCGTCTTTTATCAATTGCAAGGATATTGTAGGCGTTCACTATGATTCTTTCCCGGTAATAGAAATTAATAAGGACGAGGTGCAGGAAAAGTTTATTAAAGCAGGCCTCAACCTTAAGCTACCAGCAATAGGCGAAAGCATTGAGTTGTAA
- a CDS encoding tetratricopeptide repeat protein, with product MKIYRLLLLAVVFIATSSTGFSQGKTDSVSIFIKQGIELGNQKEYSGAVAKYKAALSLQPENAQANYQMAFVLFSSGRSADAVTYIHNAIKGSTDSKFAAAAYSLQGSIYGNLNRSEESIAAYKNAIAADSSNQRIYYNLGIAYFKAKEYAAAEQQFADALKRDIKDAGSARMYALATFHQNKRTEAILGFCYFLSLEPTGVRSTEAFGNLQNILQGGALKPERGYKAVATPYITYQNGLIVKALSVFKTRKYASQADLLAAQLDAVITKLAAAPRDKHYFWHSLADHFGKVNAAVHMPAFARYISQEALTESARWIATNAPKVASLNTWLAGNHPSI from the coding sequence ATGAAAATCTACCGTTTATTGTTATTGGCTGTTGTGTTTATTGCAACAAGCTCTACTGGATTCTCCCAGGGTAAAACTGATAGTGTTTCAATATTTATAAAGCAGGGTATTGAATTAGGAAATCAGAAGGAATACTCTGGTGCAGTAGCAAAATACAAGGCAGCACTATCGCTGCAGCCGGAGAATGCACAAGCAAATTACCAAATGGCCTTCGTCCTCTTTTCATCGGGCAGGAGTGCGGATGCGGTAACTTATATTCATAATGCTATCAAGGGCAGTACCGACAGCAAGTTTGCTGCTGCCGCATATAGCTTACAGGGTAGCATCTATGGTAATTTAAACCGTTCTGAGGAATCTATTGCCGCCTACAAAAACGCCATAGCTGCGGACAGCTCCAACCAGCGGATCTACTATAACCTGGGCATTGCTTACTTTAAAGCAAAGGAGTATGCCGCGGCCGAACAGCAGTTTGCAGATGCGCTGAAGCGCGACATAAAAGATGCAGGCAGCGCAAGAATGTACGCCCTTGCTACTTTTCATCAGAATAAACGAACTGAAGCTATACTGGGTTTTTGCTACTTTTTATCGCTTGAACCTACGGGAGTACGCAGTACGGAAGCTTTCGGTAACCTGCAGAACATTTTACAAGGTGGCGCACTTAAACCGGAGCGGGGTTACAAAGCAGTTGCTACACCCTACATCACCTATCAAAATGGACTGATTGTAAAAGCTCTAAGCGTTTTCAAAACAAGGAAGTACGCCTCGCAGGCAGACCTGTTGGCTGCGCAGTTGGATGCCGTTATAACAAAGCTTGCTGCAGCACCGCGGGATAAGCACTACTTTTGGCACAGCCTGGCAGATCATTTCGGCAAGGTTAATGCTGCCGTGCACATGCCGGCGTTTGCGCGGTACATCAGCCAGGAGGCCCTAACGGAGAGTGCGAGATGGATAGCTACTAACGCCCCAAAGGTGGCTTCTTTAAACACGTGGTTAGCAGGGAATCACCCATCTATTTAA
- a CDS encoding carboxymuconolactone decarboxylase family protein has product MGKLINEFEGYRTKMNDRIMETANTNIKRFFALDTTSYADGALNVKTKEMLGLVASMVLRCDDCIKYHLGKCHEAGVNSEEMNEIFMIANLVGGSIVIPHYRRAVEYWDELNGAVEESK; this is encoded by the coding sequence ATGGGTAAGTTAATAAATGAATTTGAAGGCTATCGTACCAAAATGAACGATAGGATAATGGAAACTGCTAACACCAACATAAAGCGTTTTTTTGCGCTGGATACTACCAGCTATGCAGATGGCGCTCTTAATGTAAAAACCAAAGAGATGCTTGGGCTGGTAGCTTCAATGGTGCTCCGCTGCGATGATTGCATTAAATATCACCTCGGCAAATGCCACGAAGCCGGCGTGAACAGTGAAGAAATGAACGAAATATTTATGATAGCCAACCTGGTGGGCGGTTCCATAGTAATACCACACTATCGCAGGGCGGTTGAGTATTGGGATGAGTTGAATGGTGCGGTAGAAGAAAGTAAGTAA
- a CDS encoding DUF3347 domain-containing protein: MKALFLGFVIVFSSLAASAQQVSGTDKVITSYIALKNALVGSNAALAKTRSKELLNTLSVKPADLKPAQQLLYSKYADKLKLDSRHISESSVLARQREHFSSLSKNMYALLSALKTNSSPLYQQYCPMKKASWLSETEEIRNPYYGDEMLECGTVKATLNPASK, from the coding sequence ATGAAAGCATTATTCCTCGGTTTTGTAATAGTTTTTAGCAGCCTTGCTGCCAGCGCTCAGCAAGTGAGCGGTACAGACAAAGTAATTACATCTTACATAGCATTGAAGAACGCTCTTGTAGGCAGCAATGCAGCGCTTGCTAAAACCCGCTCTAAGGAGTTGCTGAATACCCTTTCAGTTAAACCGGCGGATTTAAAGCCTGCGCAGCAATTACTATACAGCAAGTATGCTGACAAGTTGAAATTAGACAGTCGCCATATTAGCGAGAGTAGTGTGCTTGCACGTCAGCGTGAACATTTCTCAAGCTTATCTAAAAACATGTACGCGTTGTTGTCCGCCCTCAAGACCAACAGCAGCCCGCTTTACCAGCAGTATTGCCCTATGAAAAAGGCTTCATGGCTAAGCGAAACGGAAGAGATACGCAACCCTTATTACGGCGACGAAATGCTGGAGTGCGGCACTGTAAAAGCAACCCTAAATCCGGCATCAAAATAA
- a CDS encoding VOC family protein yields the protein MESLSPNIFVTDINASVAFYQTLGFELTMSVPEDGTDLVWAMLSHGGVTIMLQTYESLGEDLPQISRTDGGSLLLYIILKDINSYFEQIKDKVTVLKGLEKTFYGATEFSILDNNNYVITFAEHGA from the coding sequence ATGGAATCCTTATCACCTAACATTTTTGTAACAGACATTAACGCCTCTGTAGCATTCTACCAAACACTTGGCTTTGAACTAACCATGAGCGTACCCGAAGACGGCACCGATTTGGTGTGGGCAATGCTTAGCCATGGTGGAGTAACTATAATGCTCCAAACCTATGAAAGCCTTGGAGAAGACCTGCCACAGATAAGCCGTACAGATGGCGGATCGCTACTGCTTTATATTATACTTAAGGATATAAACAGCTACTTTGAGCAGATTAAGGATAAAGTAACCGTGTTAAAGGGCCTGGAAAAAACATTCTATGGCGCTACAGAGTTTTCGATATTGGACAACAACAACTACGTTATAACTTTTGCAGAACATGGCGCATGA
- a CDS encoding serine hydrolase domain-containing protein — protein MNVVLKSTLSFLIPLFLITSCSSGSADKKNGINPEKPFDPAKFLKYDPKDGDKKIAAFMEHLHKVSGFNGNVLVAKKGKILYEGSYGWANHLTRDSLKLDSKFELASVTKTMTGTAIMQLWERGKIKLDQDVRDFFPDFPYEGVTIRLLLTHRSGMMNYVYFIDGVFRSEHRDQRKGVSNKEAMAMIAQYKPARFNKPNVRFLYNNSNFMVLGSIIEKVTGQSYADYMMQNIFKPAGMTHTAVYSKAVYDKIPVDVVGHDRNSWKYSVAQNFLDGPVGDKGIYSTVGDLYVFDQALRAGKLMKPATQDSAYTAHNPMIRGHFNYGYGWRIFEAPNEKVVYHTGWWHGFRHIYLRDLKNDVTIVLLGNLVNGSLLHLDDLFKMTGMPVVRKGAYNGAGDTAED, from the coding sequence ATGAATGTTGTTCTTAAAAGCACACTGTCGTTCTTAATTCCCTTATTCTTAATCACTTCCTGCTCATCAGGCTCGGCTGATAAAAAGAACGGCATCAATCCCGAAAAACCATTTGATCCGGCTAAGTTTTTAAAATACGACCCTAAAGACGGCGACAAAAAGATAGCTGCCTTTATGGAACACCTGCATAAGGTAAGTGGCTTTAATGGCAATGTTCTGGTCGCTAAAAAAGGAAAGATATTATATGAAGGTTCTTATGGCTGGGCTAACCACCTTACCCGTGATAGCCTTAAACTAGACTCGAAATTCGAGCTGGCATCCGTTACTAAAACCATGACGGGTACCGCCATTATGCAGCTATGGGAACGCGGCAAAATAAAGCTTGATCAGGATGTAAGAGATTTCTTTCCGGACTTCCCATATGAAGGTGTAACTATTCGCTTGCTGCTTACGCACCGCTCGGGCATGATGAATTACGTTTACTTTATTGACGGCGTTTTCCGGAGCGAGCATCGCGACCAGCGCAAGGGCGTTTCCAACAAGGAAGCAATGGCTATGATAGCGCAGTACAAACCGGCACGTTTTAACAAACCAAACGTTAGGTTCCTGTACAACAACTCCAACTTTATGGTGCTGGGATCTATTATAGAAAAGGTTACCGGCCAAAGTTACGCCGATTACATGATGCAGAACATTTTTAAACCTGCAGGCATGACCCATACAGCGGTTTACTCTAAAGCAGTATATGATAAAATACCTGTGGACGTTGTTGGGCACGACCGCAATAGCTGGAAGTACTCTGTAGCTCAAAACTTTTTGGACGGCCCTGTTGGCGATAAGGGTATTTACAGCACCGTAGGTGACCTTTATGTATTTGACCAGGCATTGCGCGCGGGCAAGCTCATGAAACCCGCTACCCAGGATTCAGCCTATACAGCACATAACCCCATGATACGCGGGCACTTCAATTACGGCTACGGCTGGAGGATATTTGAAGCACCTAACGAAAAGGTAGTCTACCACACCGGCTGGTGGCACGGTTTTCGCCACATTTATTTACGCGATCTTAAAAACGATGTTACCATTGTTTTGTTAGGTAATTTGGTAAACGGCAGCCTGCTGCACCTGGATGATCTGTTTAAAATGACGGGCATGCCGGTAGTGCGCAAAGGTGCTTACAATGGCGCCGGCGATACGGCTGAGGATTGA
- a CDS encoding DNA-3-methyladenine glycosylase I yields the protein MSTQEPTRCSWCGTYPLYMQYHDEEWGRTTHDEKVFFEFLTLEAAQAGLSWITILRRRENYRTAFANFDVQKVALFDDTDRARLLNDAGIIRNRLKVDSAIRNAQLFIQVQQEFGSFNNYLYSFMPEGKPITTYNGPQVSTSESDAISKDMKKRGFKFFGTTICYAFMQATGMVNDHIPECAFR from the coding sequence ATGTCAACTCAAGAACCAACCCGCTGTAGCTGGTGCGGCACCTACCCGCTTTACATGCAATACCATGATGAGGAGTGGGGTAGAACCACTCACGATGAAAAGGTGTTCTTTGAATTTTTAACGCTTGAAGCTGCTCAGGCAGGTCTTAGCTGGATAACCATATTGCGGAGGCGGGAGAATTATCGTACAGCCTTTGCCAATTTTGACGTTCAAAAAGTGGCATTGTTTGATGATACAGATAGAGCACGCTTGTTAAACGATGCAGGCATTATCCGTAACCGCCTGAAGGTAGATTCTGCCATACGCAATGCGCAACTATTCATACAGGTGCAGCAGGAGTTTGGATCGTTTAATAATTACCTGTACAGCTTTATGCCCGAAGGCAAGCCTATTACCACTTATAATGGCCCGCAGGTAAGTACGTCCGAGTCTGACGCGATAAGTAAAGATATGAAAAAGCGTGGCTTTAAATTTTTTGGCACTACCATTTGCTATGCATTTATGCAGGCAACAGGTATGGTAAACGACCATATTCCGGAATGCGCTTTCAGATAA
- the polA gene encoding DNA polymerase I yields the protein MKKLFLLDGMALIYRAHFALSKNPRFTSGGFNTSAVMGFTNTLLDVLRKEKPTHMAVVFDTDAPTDRHTEYEAYKAHREAMPEDLSKALPYIFKVVLGFNIPLITSDGYEADDIIGTLAKKAEAKGYQVYCMTPDKDFAQLVSENIHIYKPARMGNDMEILGVKEVLAKWEIERPEQVIDILGLWGDAVDGIPGIPGVGEKTAKTLIKQYGSVEEIIAHSHELKGKLRENVEKYAEQGLMSKRLATINLNSPVELDEAGLEMCAPSKDLLEPLFAELEFRTLGRRVFGDDFSITETRAVSVQTDLFGNPTAEGRTTLNVDVQDIYEAPAQAEAKNINNTEHEYILVDTFEKRAELINILKQEKSICFDTETTGTDANHCELVGLSFAIKHHHGWYVPVPHDESETKKIVAEFKPLFENEAISKIGQNLKFDILMLKWYDVEMKGDLFDTMMAHYVIDPDTRHNMDVLSENYLNYTPVSITELIGPKGKNQGNMRDVEIEKIKDYAAEDADVTLQLRDVFAPKITAVGADKLLHEIENPLIYVLADVEHEGVRIDHDTLREFSKELETDLGRLEKTVYEKAGVRFNIASPKQLGEVLFEKLMLDPKAKKTKTGQYQTGEDVLLALASKSDIVRDILDFRQLQKLKSTYVDALPTMVNPKTGRVHTSYNQAVAATGRLSSNNPNLQNIPIRTERGREVRKAFIPRDENHSIVSADYSQIELRIIAEISKDENMRSAFTNNIDIHTATAAKVYGVGLDEVDSTQRRNAKAVNFGIIYGQSAFGLSQNLGIPRKEAAEIIENYFAQYPGIKQYMADTMNFARENGYVTTLMGRRRYLRDINSANQTVRGFAERNAINAPIQGSAADMIKIAMINIHREFKSRKLDARMTMQVHDELVFDVPNHEIEIVKPIILENMKNAIKTEVPIMVEIGTGANWLEAH from the coding sequence ATGAAAAAACTGTTTCTATTAGATGGTATGGCGCTTATTTACAGGGCGCATTTTGCTTTAAGTAAAAACCCGCGTTTTACCTCAGGTGGGTTTAACACGTCGGCAGTAATGGGATTTACAAACACGTTACTGGATGTCCTGCGTAAAGAAAAACCCACCCACATGGCCGTAGTGTTTGATACCGATGCACCTACCGACCGCCATACCGAATATGAAGCATATAAAGCGCACCGTGAGGCCATGCCGGAGGACTTGTCCAAAGCGTTGCCATACATATTTAAAGTGGTGCTGGGCTTTAATATCCCTTTGATTACATCAGACGGCTACGAGGCCGACGACATTATAGGCACGCTCGCAAAAAAGGCCGAGGCAAAAGGCTACCAGGTGTATTGCATGACCCCTGATAAAGACTTTGCACAATTGGTGTCTGAGAACATCCACATTTACAAGCCTGCCCGTATGGGTAACGATATGGAGATATTGGGTGTTAAGGAAGTACTTGCCAAATGGGAGATAGAACGGCCGGAGCAGGTGATTGATATACTTGGGCTTTGGGGAGATGCCGTAGATGGTATTCCGGGTATCCCGGGTGTGGGTGAGAAGACAGCAAAGACGCTCATCAAACAATATGGTTCCGTTGAAGAGATAATTGCCCACAGCCACGAGCTTAAAGGCAAGCTGCGCGAGAATGTAGAAAAGTATGCCGAGCAGGGCTTAATGTCTAAGCGATTAGCGACCATCAATCTTAACTCTCCTGTAGAGTTGGACGAAGCCGGGCTGGAAATGTGCGCGCCCAGCAAGGATCTGCTGGAGCCCTTATTTGCTGAGTTGGAGTTCCGTACGCTGGGCCGTCGGGTATTCGGCGACGACTTTAGCATTACGGAAACCCGTGCCGTTTCGGTGCAGACAGATTTGTTTGGCAACCCAACTGCCGAGGGCCGAACCACGCTTAATGTGGATGTCCAGGACATTTATGAAGCACCGGCACAGGCAGAGGCAAAAAATATTAATAATACCGAGCATGAGTACATCCTGGTAGATACGTTTGAAAAACGCGCTGAGCTCATCAATATATTAAAACAGGAGAAAAGCATTTGCTTTGATACCGAGACCACCGGTACCGATGCCAATCATTGCGAACTGGTGGGTTTGTCATTCGCTATCAAACACCATCATGGCTGGTACGTGCCTGTACCGCATGACGAATCAGAGACCAAAAAGATAGTCGCCGAGTTTAAGCCGTTATTTGAGAATGAGGCAATAAGTAAAATAGGGCAGAACCTGAAGTTTGACATCCTGATGCTGAAGTGGTATGATGTGGAAATGAAGGGCGATCTGTTTGATACTATGATGGCGCACTACGTGATAGACCCGGACACCCGCCACAACATGGATGTACTGAGCGAGAACTACCTCAACTACACGCCTGTTTCCATTACCGAGCTGATTGGTCCTAAGGGCAAGAACCAGGGCAACATGCGTGATGTGGAGATTGAAAAGATAAAAGACTACGCTGCAGAAGATGCCGACGTTACCCTGCAGCTACGGGACGTATTCGCGCCCAAGATAACAGCGGTAGGAGCAGATAAGCTTCTACACGAGATTGAGAACCCGTTGATATATGTGTTAGCAGATGTTGAGCACGAGGGAGTGCGCATTGACCATGACACGCTGCGCGAGTTTTCTAAAGAGCTGGAGACCGACCTGGGCCGTTTAGAAAAAACGGTATATGAAAAAGCGGGTGTGCGTTTCAACATAGCATCGCCAAAGCAATTGGGCGAAGTATTATTTGAAAAGCTGATGCTTGATCCAAAGGCGAAAAAGACCAAAACAGGGCAATACCAAACCGGAGAGGACGTGCTGCTGGCGCTTGCTTCTAAAAGCGACATTGTGCGGGACATATTGGATTTCCGCCAGCTGCAAAAGCTAAAATCTACCTATGTGGATGCATTGCCAACAATGGTTAATCCAAAAACAGGTCGGGTACATACCAGCTATAACCAGGCAGTTGCCGCGACTGGCAGGTTAAGCTCCAATAACCCTAACCTTCAAAACATACCCATCCGTACAGAACGTGGCCGCGAGGTACGCAAGGCCTTCATTCCGCGGGATGAGAACCACAGCATAGTTTCTGCGGATTATTCGCAGATCGAGCTTCGCATTATAGCCGAAATAAGCAAAGACGAGAATATGCGGTCGGCTTTTACCAACAATATCGACATCCACACCGCCACCGCTGCCAAAGTATATGGCGTAGGATTAGATGAGGTAGACAGCACGCAGCGCCGGAATGCCAAAGCAGTAAACTTTGGTATCATCTACGGGCAATCAGCGTTTGGATTGTCACAGAACCTGGGCATACCCCGCAAAGAGGCTGCAGAGATCATAGAGAACTACTTTGCCCAATACCCCGGCATAAAACAATACATGGCCGACACCATGAACTTTGCACGCGAGAACGGCTACGTAACTACCCTGATGGGCCGCCGGAGATACTTACGCGATATCAACTCTGCCAATCAAACTGTTCGCGGTTTTGCCGAACGAAATGCCATCAACGCTCCTATTCAGGGCTCAGCAGCCGACATGATCAAGATAGCCATGATCAACATACACCGGGAATTTAAATCCCGCAAGCTGGATGCACGCATGACCATGCAGGTGCATGACGAATTGGTGTTTGACGTGCCTAATCACGAAATTGAGATCGTAAAGCCCATCATACTGGAAAACATGAAGAACGCCATTAAAACCGAAGTGCCAATAATGGTAGAGATAGGTACGGGAGCAAACTGGTTAGAGGCGCATTAA
- a CDS encoding glycogen synthase, translating into MRIYHLSAECYPIAKVGGLADVVGALPKYQNQAGLNAAVVIPYYNRKFVHENTFEVVFQGLTLLGDRRIYFEIVKETTDKLGFELFMIKVPGLLDRENIYSYPDEREQFLAFQICFLDWINWSGQTPDVVHCHDHHTGLVPFLMYHSALYRRLAHIPTVFTIHNGQYHGAFGWEKLNYLPEIDALKTGLLEWAGGINPLACAVKCCWKYTTVSPNYLHELTINSNGLEYLFWVERAKGVGIVNGIDTDVWNTESDPMVLNHFNTSSVDKGKKANKKELCDRFNLDINKPLVVFIGRLVVEKGADLLPEAIERSIRQHPNGINFLILGTGDKETELAMQALKGEFPQNCNVFIGYDEALAHVIYAGADFLLMPSRVEPCGLNQLYAIRYGTIPVVRTTGGLKDTVIDLDEAGGYGIRFENATADDITYSMARAVELYQDTKKMQLLRKRMMGLDFSWGRSAQEYINLYNSLIPQP; encoded by the coding sequence ATGAGAATCTACCACCTTAGTGCCGAATGTTATCCTATAGCTAAAGTTGGCGGGCTTGCAGATGTTGTTGGCGCGTTACCCAAGTACCAAAATCAGGCAGGGCTAAACGCCGCCGTGGTTATACCGTACTACAACCGCAAGTTCGTACACGAGAATACTTTCGAGGTGGTTTTCCAAGGACTTACATTACTGGGCGACCGGCGCATATACTTTGAAATTGTAAAGGAAACCACCGATAAACTCGGGTTCGAGCTTTTCATGATTAAGGTACCCGGCCTGCTGGATAGGGAGAACATCTACAGCTACCCTGATGAAAGGGAGCAGTTTCTGGCTTTTCAGATCTGTTTTCTGGACTGGATAAACTGGAGCGGGCAAACGCCGGATGTGGTACACTGCCACGATCACCACACCGGGCTGGTCCCGTTCCTGATGTACCATTCGGCGCTATACCGCAGGCTGGCGCATATACCAACCGTTTTTACCATTCATAACGGACAATACCATGGGGCATTTGGCTGGGAAAAGCTGAACTACCTGCCGGAAATAGATGCATTAAAGACAGGCTTACTGGAATGGGCAGGCGGAATAAACCCCCTGGCCTGCGCCGTAAAATGCTGCTGGAAGTATACGACGGTATCTCCCAACTATCTGCACGAACTAACCATAAACTCTAACGGGCTTGAGTATTTATTCTGGGTGGAAAGAGCGAAAGGCGTCGGCATCGTTAATGGGATTGATACCGACGTGTGGAACACGGAAAGTGACCCCATGGTGCTGAATCATTTTAATACGTCCTCTGTTGATAAAGGCAAGAAAGCTAATAAGAAAGAACTTTGTGACAGGTTTAACCTCGATATAAACAAACCGCTTGTTGTATTCATAGGCAGGCTGGTAGTAGAAAAAGGTGCCGACCTACTGCCCGAAGCTATCGAACGCAGCATAAGGCAGCACCCTAATGGCATAAACTTCCTGATACTGGGTACAGGTGACAAAGAAACGGAATTAGCCATGCAGGCGCTTAAGGGTGAGTTTCCGCAGAACTGTAATGTATTTATAGGGTACGATGAAGCTTTGGCGCACGTAATATATGCAGGCGCCGATTTCCTGCTTATGCCATCGCGGGTAGAACCGTGTGGCCTTAACCAGCTATACGCTATACGCTACGGCACCATACCTGTTGTACGTACCACTGGTGGTCTTAAAGATACTGTAATTGATTTAGACGAAGCTGGTGGCTATGGCATACGTTTTGAAAATGCCACAGCAGACGATATTACATATTCCATGGCGCGAGCTGTGGAGCTTTACCAGGACACAAAAAAAATGCAGCTGCTGCGAAAGCGGATGATGGGCCTCGACTTTTCGTGGGGGCGCTCGGCTCAAGAATATATAAATCTGTATAACAGTTTAATCCCTCAACCATGA
- a CDS encoding YbaB/EbfC family nucleoid-associated protein, whose translation MFDKILEAQQKAGEMKQRLDTISVTGTAEGGKITVTANANKVIQSITIDEAFLKEADKEELEELMAIAVNKALEQAENVSQSEMASMANNMFGGMGGLGSLFGK comes from the coding sequence ATGTTCGACAAAATATTAGAAGCACAGCAAAAAGCCGGCGAAATGAAACAGCGCCTGGATACCATAAGTGTAACCGGCACCGCTGAAGGTGGCAAAATAACCGTTACTGCTAATGCCAATAAAGTTATTCAGTCCATTACCATAGACGAGGCTTTTCTTAAAGAGGCCGACAAGGAAGAACTGGAAGAACTAATGGCTATTGCTGTTAATAAAGCGCTGGAGCAGGCAGAAAATGTAAGCCAGAGCGAAATGGCATCCATGGCAAACAACATGTTTGGTGGCATGGGCGGCTTGGGAAGCCTGTTTGGCAAATAG
- a CDS encoding glucose-1-phosphate adenylyltransferase yields the protein MTSKVISIVLGGGQGSRLAPLTQTRSKPAVPIAGKYRLVDIPISNCLHSNINRIFVLTQFNSASLNKHIKNTYHFSTFSTAFVDILAAEQTPTSAGWFQGTADAVRQSLHHLAVHEFDYVLILSGDQLYQMDFEEMIQQHVESKADISIATIPVHERDVPGFGILKTDAENNITAFIEKPKTGFEEWVSEVSPEMKEKGRLYLASMGIYIFNRKLLYELLESNDQTDFGKEIIPQSIQGHKVVSYQYEGYWTDIGTIPSFFEANLGLTDDIPEFNLFDKNHIYTRARMLPPTKVSGTHLEKSIIADGCIINASLINRSIVGIRTRIGLYTSIENCYIMGSDNYQTLEEIAAAKEAGVPAMGIGDRCTIKNAIIDKNTYIGDDVKINCNKKLPDGDYPTYTVVDGIVIIKKRAVIPSGTVI from the coding sequence ATGACATCGAAAGTGATCAGCATTGTACTTGGCGGAGGCCAGGGCAGCCGTTTAGCACCACTAACACAAACACGCTCAAAACCGGCTGTACCAATTGCCGGCAAATACCGTTTGGTAGATATCCCAATCTCCAACTGCCTGCACTCCAACATCAACAGGATATTTGTACTCACACAATTCAACTCGGCATCGCTTAATAAGCATATTAAGAACACGTATCACTTCAGCACGTTCAGTACTGCTTTTGTTGATATACTCGCTGCTGAGCAAACGCCGACCAGTGCGGGTTGGTTCCAGGGAACTGCTGATGCTGTAAGGCAAAGCTTACATCACCTGGCCGTGCATGAGTTTGATTACGTGCTTATCCTTTCCGGCGATCAACTGTACCAGATGGATTTTGAGGAAATGATACAGCAGCACGTAGAATCTAAAGCTGATATATCTATTGCTACAATACCGGTACACGAGCGCGATGTGCCCGGGTTTGGTATCCTGAAAACCGATGCCGAAAATAACATTACGGCTTTCATTGAAAAACCCAAGACCGGCTTTGAGGAATGGGTGTCAGAAGTTAGTCCTGAAATGAAGGAGAAGGGCCGTTTATACCTGGCATCAATGGGTATTTACATCTTTAACCGCAAATTGCTGTACGAATTGCTGGAAAGTAACGACCAGACCGATTTTGGTAAGGAGATTATTCCGCAATCTATACAGGGGCATAAAGTAGTGAGCTACCAGTACGAAGGTTACTGGACAGATATAGGTACCATTCCATCGTTCTTTGAAGCTAACCTCGGCTTAACGGACGATATACCAGAGTTTAACCTTTTCGATAAGAACCACATCTATACCAGGGCGCGCATGCTGCCGCCAACAAAGGTATCGGGTACACACTTAGAGAAGTCGATAATTGCCGATGGCTGCATTATTAACGCCAGCCTAATCAATCGCTCTATTGTTGGTATACGTACCCGCATAGGGCTTTATACCAGCATTGAGAACTGTTATATAATGGGAAGCGATAATTACCAAACCCTTGAGGAAATCGCTGCAGCGAAAGAAGCTGGTGTTCCTGCAATGGGTATTGGCGACAGGTGTACCATTAAGAATGCTATAATTGACAAGAACACTTACATAGGAGATGACGTCAAGATCAACTGCAATAAAAAACTTCCTGACGGAGATTACCCAACTTATACCGTGGTAGATGGTATAGTAATCATTAAGAAAAGAGCGGTGATCCCGAGCGGAACCGTTATTTAA